One Natranaerovirga hydrolytica genomic region harbors:
- the grpE gene encoding nucleotide exchange factor GrpE yields MDKNKEEDIIIEENLDNTQDETVAKEEIQEEAEVKKDKKKDKKKKKDDKDEKLDEYVDRLKRTMAEFDNYRKRTEKEKSQMYDKGKKDVLEQILPLIDNFERALSGNSNEDGEKDTFLQGVEMIYKQFLEMLEGYDIKVIDALEQEFDPKYHNAVMHIEDDQYGDNIIIEEFQKGYMYKEEVLRHSMVKVAN; encoded by the coding sequence ATGGATAAGAACAAAGAAGAAGACATCATTATTGAAGAAAATCTGGATAATACCCAAGATGAAACTGTAGCAAAAGAAGAAATACAGGAAGAAGCAGAGGTTAAAAAAGATAAGAAAAAAGACAAAAAAAAGAAAAAAGACGATAAAGATGAAAAGCTAGATGAGTATGTAGACAGACTGAAACGCACAATGGCTGAATTTGATAACTACAGAAAAAGAACTGAAAAAGAAAAATCACAAATGTATGATAAAGGAAAAAAAGACGTTCTAGAACAGATTTTACCTTTAATTGATAATTTTGAAAGAGCTTTATCTGGAAATTCAAATGAAGATGGAGAAAAAGATACCTTCCTTCAAGGTGTGGAAATGATTTATAAACAGTTCTTAGAAATGTTAGAAGGCTATGATATAAAAGTCATTGATGCATTAGAACAAGAGTTTGACCCGAAATATCACAATGCAGTTATGCATATTGAAGATGATCAATATGGAGACAATATCATAATAGAAGAATTTCAAAAAGGTTATATGTATAAAGAAGAAGTTTTAAGACATAGTATGGTTAAAGTTGCTAATTAA
- the hrcA gene encoding heat-inducible transcriptional repressor HrcA produces the protein MELNERKIKILQAIILNYLESAEPVGSRTISKHYDLGISSATVRNEMSDLEELGLIIQPYTSAGRIPSDEGYRLYVDNLLKAKMFPEKVEMEFILEKVDRIEGLLQDIAKTLAVQTNYTTIVTTPQYKKTKLKHIQLVLIDERNILTVIVVEGNLIKNHLLIVNYPVEEETLAKINGLLNKNLQGLNIQQINLEIILQLKSQVGVYSDIINGVLEAIVKTVKSVDEVDLYTSGANNLLKCPEFNNIEKAAEILYTLEEKGLLLAMIQDVTQNFNKEIKILIGNENSLKSLEDCSFITTTYNLGDDNIGTIGIIGPKRMDYVNAVSMLNYTIRKVNRILNESSSNE, from the coding sequence ATGGAATTAAATGAAAGAAAAATAAAGATTTTGCAAGCTATTATATTAAATTATTTAGAATCTGCAGAACCTGTTGGTTCTAGGACCATTTCAAAACATTATGACTTAGGCATTAGTTCTGCTACAGTAAGAAATGAAATGTCTGATTTAGAAGAATTGGGTTTAATTATTCAACCGTATACATCAGCAGGTAGAATTCCTTCAGATGAAGGGTATAGACTTTATGTGGATAATCTTTTAAAAGCTAAGATGTTTCCAGAAAAAGTTGAAATGGAATTTATCCTAGAAAAAGTAGATAGAATAGAAGGATTATTACAAGACATAGCAAAAACATTGGCAGTACAAACCAACTACACAACAATTGTAACAACACCACAATATAAAAAAACAAAACTTAAGCATATACAGTTGGTTTTAATAGACGAAAGAAATATACTGACTGTTATTGTTGTAGAAGGTAATCTGATTAAAAATCACTTATTAATTGTTAATTATCCAGTGGAAGAAGAGACTTTAGCTAAAATTAATGGTCTGCTTAATAAAAATCTACAGGGCTTAAATATTCAACAAATTAACTTGGAGATTATCTTACAGCTTAAAAGTCAAGTGGGTGTCTATAGTGACATTATAAATGGTGTATTAGAAGCCATTGTCAAAACCGTTAAGTCTGTAGATGAAGTTGACTTATATACAAGTGGTGCCAACAATTTATTAAAATGTCCAGAATTTAATAACATAGAAAAAGCTGCTGAAATCCTATACACATTAGAAGAAAAAGGATTATTGTTAGCTATGATACAAGATGTTACTCAAAATTTTAATAAAGAAATAAAAATACTAATCGGCAATGAAAATTCCCTAAAGTCTTTAGAAGACTGTAGTTTTATAACCACAACGTATAATCTTGGCGATGATAATATTGGAACAATTGGTATTATTGGGCCTAAAAGAATGGATTATGTAAATGCCGTTTCTATGCTTAACTACACGATTAGAAAAGTCAATCGAATTTTAAATGAGAGTTCATCTAATGAGTAA
- the hemW gene encoding radical SAM family heme chaperone HemW → MKPLSLYIHLPFCKRKCYYCDFLSFEANPAKQEDYIKALIKEIKAYTDVLENYHIESIFMGGGTPSILSSANIEKIWHSINEKCHLSQTIESTIEINPGTVDKKKLQTYQDNGINRLSIGLQSTEDDLLKKIGRVHSYNEFLQTYWLARQMGFKNINIDLIFGLPNQSLRNWKDTLEKVVKLQPDHISAYSLIIEKDTPFYNLYQKGEVKDIEESLEREMYYVAQKTLKDAGYKQYETSNFAKEGFECYHNKAYWTDKEYLGLGLGASSYMNGVRQKNTESLTHYINQSFDLNEIIETKHIITKKEHMEEYMFLGLRLIKGVSKKEFETTFNVSIEAIYGDVLNNLEKEQFIRHDKDQVCLTQKGIDLSNYVLSEFLLE, encoded by the coding sequence ATGAAACCATTAAGTTTATATATCCATTTGCCTTTTTGTAAAAGAAAATGCTATTATTGTGATTTTTTATCATTTGAAGCCAATCCAGCCAAACAAGAGGATTATATAAAAGCATTAATAAAAGAAATAAAAGCTTATACAGATGTATTAGAAAACTATCATATTGAGAGCATTTTTATGGGCGGAGGCACACCGTCCATTCTATCTAGTGCTAATATAGAAAAAATATGGCATAGTATTAATGAAAAATGCCACTTAAGTCAAACCATTGAATCAACAATAGAGATTAATCCAGGAACAGTCGATAAGAAAAAGCTACAAACCTATCAGGATAATGGCATCAATCGTCTGAGTATTGGTTTGCAATCAACAGAAGATGATTTATTAAAGAAAATAGGTCGGGTGCATAGTTATAATGAATTTTTACAAACCTATTGGTTGGCTAGACAAATGGGTTTTAAGAACATCAATATAGACTTGATATTTGGTTTGCCTAATCAAAGTCTTAGGAACTGGAAAGACACATTAGAAAAAGTCGTTAAGCTACAGCCCGACCATATATCTGCTTATAGTTTGATTATTGAAAAAGATACACCTTTTTATAATCTGTATCAAAAGGGTGAAGTGAAAGATATAGAAGAGTCATTAGAGCGAGAAATGTATTATGTAGCACAAAAAACCTTAAAAGATGCAGGCTACAAACAGTATGAAACGTCTAACTTTGCAAAAGAAGGCTTTGAATGTTATCATAATAAAGCTTATTGGACAGATAAAGAATATTTAGGTCTAGGTTTAGGGGCTTCTTCTTATATGAATGGTGTGAGACAAAAAAACACAGAAAGCTTGACCCATTATATCAATCAATCATTTGATCTTAATGAAATTATTGAGACAAAACATATTATTACTAAAAAAGAACATATGGAAGAGTATATGTTTTTAGGTTTAAGGTTAATCAAAGGGGTCAGTAAAAAAGAGTTTGAAACAACTTTTAATGTATCTATTGAGGCAATATATGGTGATGTACTTAATAACTTAGAAAAAGAACAATTCATACGTCACGATAAAGATCAGGTTTGTTTAACTCAAAAAGGTATAGATTTAAGTAACTATGTATTAAGTGAATTTTTATTAGAATAA